A DNA window from Bdellovibrio sp. BCCA contains the following coding sequences:
- a CDS encoding M14 family zinc carboxypeptidase: MTSLPEIQQIEKRIQSLGSSVRSEVLAYSELGSLRFPIYKVTFGSEDPKAPVLGFTGGVHGLERIGAQVCVALMNSLAELAQWDETIKRTLQDIRVFFIPTVNPVGIYKKTRSNPRGVDLMRNAPVEGDAPARWVGGQRFSNRFPWYRGEVGAPMEIEAQALIAAVEKEIAQSSLAVTIDVHSGFGFQDRIWFPYAKTIKPFPDLPLAYSLKDLLDRTYPHHFYRFEPQAQSYTTHGDLWDYLYDNHLQARGEKTYLPLCLEMGSWLWVKKNPWQIFRAEGPFNPIKGHRQRRTLRRHNTLMEFLIRAVASPQAWAALSELQKEDFDKKARELWYATN, encoded by the coding sequence ATGACGTCATTGCCTGAGATCCAACAAATTGAAAAAAGAATCCAGAGCCTGGGAAGTTCTGTCCGCTCTGAAGTTCTTGCCTACAGTGAGCTTGGTTCCTTGCGTTTTCCCATCTACAAAGTGACTTTCGGAAGTGAAGACCCCAAAGCACCAGTCCTGGGTTTTACAGGCGGCGTGCACGGTCTTGAACGCATTGGCGCGCAAGTGTGTGTGGCTTTGATGAATTCATTGGCGGAGCTGGCTCAGTGGGATGAGACGATCAAAAGAACTCTGCAAGATATTCGCGTGTTTTTTATTCCTACCGTGAATCCTGTTGGTATTTACAAAAAAACACGCAGCAATCCGCGCGGGGTGGATCTGATGCGCAATGCTCCTGTTGAAGGGGACGCTCCCGCACGATGGGTCGGTGGTCAGCGTTTTAGCAATCGTTTTCCTTGGTATCGCGGTGAAGTGGGAGCGCCGATGGAAATCGAAGCCCAAGCTTTGATCGCGGCCGTTGAAAAAGAAATTGCACAGAGCTCGTTGGCGGTGACGATCGATGTTCACTCGGGTTTTGGTTTTCAAGATCGCATTTGGTTTCCCTATGCGAAAACGATCAAACCATTTCCAGATCTTCCACTCGCATACTCGCTCAAAGATTTGTTAGATCGCACTTATCCTCATCACTTTTACCGTTTCGAACCTCAGGCGCAAAGTTACACGACTCACGGAGACCTGTGGGATTACCTTTATGACAATCATCTTCAAGCACGGGGAGAAAAAACTTATCTGCCGTTGTGTCTTGAGATGGGTTCCTGGTTGTGGGTGAAAAAAAATCCATGGCAAATTTTCCGCGCGGAAGGACCATTTAATCCAATCAAAGGTCATCGCCAGCGCCGAACGCTTCGTCGCCACAACACATTGATGGAATTTTTAATTCGCGCCGTAGCGTCTCCGCAAGCGTGGGCGGCTCTATCGGAATTGCAAAAAGAAGACTTTGATAAAAAAGCACGGGAGTTGTGGTATGCCACAAACTAA
- a CDS encoding HD-GYP domain-containing protein: protein MSSSWGDIPAWAYGAAQALMQSLKLVDPATYAHCCRVGEMSRKLARDAGLNEYEQKLAEFAGLFHDIGKMGVPQSIISKPGKLDDAEHVIMQSHPVLSEQIINPLSHDKFFASILPAIRGHHERVDGTGYPDKKRGDEVPLLARIILVVDTYDAMSQTRAYRKGLPVEVVYAELQRCSGTQFDSQLVKTFLQAHKTWETQEADQDTLNHLIKKIA from the coding sequence ATGTCGTCTTCCTGGGGAGACATACCGGCGTGGGCCTATGGGGCTGCGCAGGCATTAATGCAATCATTGAAGCTGGTTGATCCGGCGACTTATGCGCATTGCTGCCGAGTCGGTGAGATGTCTCGTAAATTAGCGCGCGATGCTGGTCTTAATGAATACGAGCAGAAGCTTGCGGAGTTCGCAGGTCTTTTTCACGATATCGGTAAGATGGGGGTTCCCCAATCTATCATTTCTAAGCCTGGAAAATTAGATGATGCTGAGCACGTGATCATGCAAAGTCATCCGGTTCTAAGTGAGCAGATCATCAATCCTTTAAGTCATGACAAATTTTTTGCTTCGATCTTGCCAGCCATTCGCGGTCATCATGAACGCGTGGATGGAACAGGCTATCCCGACAAAAAACGCGGGGATGAAGTTCCTCTTTTAGCTCGTATTATTTTAGTTGTTGATACGTACGATGCGATGTCGCAAACACGCGCTTATCGCAAAGGCCTTCCGGTGGAAGTGGTCTACGCAGAACTGCAAAGATGTTCTGGCACTCAGTTCGATTCCCAGCTTGTGAAAACGTTCTTGCAAGCGCACAAGACATGGGAAACGCAAGAGGCGGATCAAGACACCTTAAACCACCTCATCAAGAAGATTGCCTAA
- a CDS encoding transposase: MRIRTYIAAALTSVSVTTKAKTQTLSVKDLQAQGVSSIEEPKLSSSPAQVYGQIRMEGMQYFTPIPESPQLSFSQLLSARLSALKETSWIDMAADISGGTFFSRGQSHFVVHEAYLASHGNTPFKTFLGRKKKDWSEMDRRWQLGLWQPKFAIDTLRPEEQGLTGLFVDYNTQGWEILGFATPVFIPSMGPDIREEGGGLVSDSRWYRAPSRNYDFNNHINTISYELDIPDMAKLVGNGGVGFMGRLGNKENGPWIVASAGYMPVNELILKRKNFKDVSEDKVDVTVSPDVGYHGIYSLDIGYAFSNLKASLSYLQDEPKEKLPEVDWSIQSLKPIKAYSAAFDFSLANIFTKTLAFQLEYLKVDGGGIKDVLSNGSPDDFTLFDQRLKFTNALSFRVEGQLASFFRRPFVTRFKYLYDYDQRGSLLNTEFLYYPSQKWAVVMGGDILGVQDESYNPSSFLNQYRANDRVYGGMTYVF, encoded by the coding sequence GTGAGGATAAGAACCTACATCGCGGCAGCACTTACCAGTGTTTCCGTGACCACAAAAGCGAAAACTCAAACCCTGAGCGTGAAGGATCTTCAGGCTCAAGGGGTGAGCTCTATTGAAGAGCCGAAACTTTCGTCTTCGCCAGCGCAGGTCTATGGACAAATCCGCATGGAGGGAATGCAATACTTCACTCCAATCCCAGAATCTCCACAACTTTCCTTTAGCCAACTTCTTTCAGCTCGCTTGTCCGCTCTTAAAGAAACTTCTTGGATCGACATGGCCGCGGATATTTCAGGCGGTACGTTTTTCTCTCGTGGGCAATCTCACTTCGTCGTGCATGAGGCCTATCTCGCTTCGCATGGCAATACGCCCTTTAAAACCTTCTTAGGGCGTAAAAAGAAGGACTGGAGTGAGATGGATCGCCGTTGGCAATTGGGCCTGTGGCAGCCGAAGTTTGCCATCGACACTCTTCGTCCGGAAGAACAAGGTTTAACGGGGCTTTTTGTCGACTACAACACGCAAGGCTGGGAGATCCTGGGCTTTGCAACCCCTGTGTTTATTCCGAGCATGGGACCTGATATCCGCGAAGAGGGTGGCGGCCTTGTTTCTGACAGCCGTTGGTATCGCGCCCCTTCACGCAATTACGATTTCAACAACCACATTAATACCATCAGCTACGAATTGGACATCCCTGATATGGCGAAGCTTGTCGGCAATGGCGGGGTTGGCTTTATGGGGCGCTTGGGTAACAAGGAAAACGGCCCGTGGATTGTGGCTAGTGCCGGTTACATGCCAGTGAATGAGCTGATTTTAAAACGTAAAAACTTTAAAGACGTTTCTGAAGATAAAGTGGATGTGACGGTGTCTCCAGATGTAGGTTATCACGGCATCTATTCTTTGGATATCGGTTACGCTTTCTCAAATCTCAAAGCTTCGTTGTCTTACTTGCAAGATGAACCGAAAGAAAAACTTCCTGAGGTGGATTGGTCCATTCAAAGTTTGAAACCGATCAAAGCCTATTCGGCGGCGTTTGATTTCTCCTTAGCCAATATCTTTACAAAAACTTTGGCGTTTCAGTTGGAGTATTTGAAAGTCGATGGCGGCGGTATTAAAGACGTTCTTTCAAATGGAAGTCCTGACGATTTCACATTGTTTGACCAGCGTTTGAAATTCACGAACGCGCTTTCGTTTCGTGTGGAAGGCCAGCTTGCAAGCTTCTTCCGCCGTCCTTTCGTAACAAGATTCAAGTATCTATACGACTACGATCAAAGAGGCTCTTTGCTTAATACAGAGTTCCTCTATTATCCGAGTCAAAAGTGGGCCGTTGTTATGGGCGGCGATATTTTAGGGGTGCAGGATGAGTCCTACAATCCCTCAAGTTTTCTCAATCAATATCGCGCCAATGACAGGGTCTACGGAGGCATGACTTATGTTTTCTAA
- a CDS encoding alpha/beta fold hydrolase has product MPQTKNWILLRGLARGVGHWGSFVDKMKERFPEDNFELIDLPGNGARNGEKSPTNISDYVKDLRSRSEFVKKGEPFNVLSVSLGAMVTVEWMREYPHEIKKAYLVCTSSSGYSPFYQRFLLMNYVKSMNLLGAKNDEALWEKTILGMVTNSHERREAEILPLMAYTKEHPMSIENMLRQIFAASRYRFPEEAPGDIQLLGSYGDRLVSPKCTLRIAEKWGLKPTMHPWAGHDIPIDDPRWLVEHLL; this is encoded by the coding sequence ATGCCACAAACTAAAAATTGGATTCTATTGCGAGGCTTGGCTCGTGGCGTAGGCCACTGGGGATCTTTTGTTGATAAAATGAAAGAGCGTTTCCCCGAGGATAATTTCGAATTGATTGATCTTCCCGGAAATGGCGCACGTAACGGCGAAAAAAGTCCGACAAATATTTCTGATTATGTCAAAGACCTGCGCTCTCGCTCCGAGTTTGTTAAAAAAGGGGAGCCGTTCAACGTCCTTTCCGTTTCACTCGGCGCAATGGTCACCGTTGAGTGGATGCGCGAGTATCCGCACGAAATCAAAAAAGCCTACTTGGTGTGCACAAGCTCTTCAGGATATTCGCCGTTTTATCAGCGCTTTTTGCTAATGAATTATGTCAAATCAATGAACTTGCTGGGCGCAAAAAACGATGAAGCTTTGTGGGAGAAAACTATTTTAGGAATGGTGACCAACAGTCACGAGCGTCGCGAAGCTGAAATCTTGCCGTTGATGGCCTACACAAAAGAACATCCGATGAGCATTGAAAACATGCTTCGTCAAATTTTCGCGGCATCTCGCTATCGTTTTCCAGAAGAAGCTCCTGGCGACATCCAACTTTTGGGTTCATACGGGGATCGTTTGGTGTCACCAAAGTGCACGCTAAGGATTGCCGAAAAGTGGGGACTAAAACCCACAATGCATCCGTGGGCTGGCCACGATATTCCGATTGACGATCCGCGTTGGCTGGTTGAGCACTTACTCTAA
- a CDS encoding DUF1338 domain-containing protein, translating to MMSLETLLEKMWVDYCQINPAAKRIHDLFVAEGETVINDHIALRTFNHPRLGIESLAKQFKKYGYVEKGDYTFVEKKLYAKHYEHPNEDMPKIFISELELEKVSPFIRETVNKLVDQLPDSEMEREDFAMAGRPWKMTHALYAELAKESEYASWVAAYGFRPNHFTININKLKKFNDIRVLNEFVKSKGFVLNSSGGEIKGTTADYLEQSSTMASEIPVKFDDGTFNIPGCYYEFAKRYPLENGKLYQGFVAKSADKIFESTNKMK from the coding sequence ATGATGAGCCTAGAGACACTTTTGGAAAAAATGTGGGTCGACTATTGCCAAATTAATCCTGCTGCTAAACGCATTCACGATCTTTTTGTTGCGGAAGGCGAAACAGTGATTAATGACCACATTGCTCTTCGCACATTCAACCATCCGCGTTTGGGTATTGAATCTTTGGCAAAACAATTCAAAAAATACGGCTATGTTGAAAAAGGTGATTACACTTTTGTAGAGAAAAAACTCTATGCAAAACACTATGAGCATCCCAATGAAGACATGCCAAAAATCTTTATCAGCGAATTGGAACTTGAAAAGGTGTCGCCCTTCATTCGCGAAACTGTGAATAAACTTGTCGACCAACTTCCTGACTCTGAAATGGAGCGCGAAGATTTTGCGATGGCGGGACGTCCTTGGAAAATGACTCACGCTTTGTACGCTGAGCTGGCAAAAGAAAGTGAATACGCTTCCTGGGTGGCAGCTTATGGCTTCCGTCCGAACCACTTTACGATCAACATCAACAAGCTTAAAAAGTTTAACGACATCCGCGTTCTTAATGAGTTTGTTAAAAGCAAAGGCTTTGTTTTGAACTCTTCCGGCGGAGAAATCAAAGGAACGACAGCGGATTATCTAGAGCAAAGCTCGACAATGGCGTCTGAAATTCCTGTGAAGTTTGATGACGGCACTTTCAATATTCCAGGTTGCTACTATGAATTTGCGAAGCGCTACCCGCTTGAAAACGGCAAACTTTATCAGGGATTTGTTGCCAAATCCGCTGATAAAATCTTCGAAAGTACAAATAAAATGAAATAG